Within the Pseudobythopirellula maris genome, the region TACCACAAGATGGGCTTCACGGCCGTGGACCACGGACGCGTGCTGCGGAGGGCGCCGCGCGACGGCTGATTCGACAAGTGCTCTTCGGGTGCAAGCTGTCTTGAGCCGCAAGCACTAGATCGTACTATCGATAGCCGTAGCGTTGTTTTCGCCATATCGACGTCGAATCACACCGCCACACACGCTACGCATCCGTGCGATTCGCACTAGACGTGCGGACCGGCGTCATGGATGTGTCCCGATGACGGCCCCGCGTGCGGCGGGTCGACGCGGAAACGCTTTTTTACGGGCGCCGATTTCTTCGGCTTCGCGATGCGGCCGCGGCGGGCGATGCGGCGTTGGCGGCGACTGCGGAGGGCGACGAGGCAGATCTCGTGGCGGTTGAACGCCAGCTGTCGGACTCGCACGTCTTGGTAGCCCCACTTGCGCACGCGTTCGAGGTACGCAACGATCGCCTCGGGCGAGCCCATCGACTTCTCGAGCAGCTTGATCGTGAGCACCAGACCGCGGATCGACACCTCGGGGTGCGAGACGATGCTCTCGACTGCGCTGAGCAAGGTTTCGGGGTCGACGTTCAGGTCGGCCGCCAGCCACTGGGCGGTCGAGAATTCGACCCGGCGGGCGTCTTGAACGCGCATCTGCAGCTGGTGGAAGTTCTCCTCGGCCTCGACCACCGGGTCGACCTTGGCCGGGTCGACGCCGAGGACCTGCATGCCCTCTTCGAGGAGCGCCTGGCTCGCCCCGCCCGGCGCGCAGCCGAGTTCGATCCAAACCTCGCCGGCCATGGTCGGCAGCCCGGCCCAGCGGAGCGACTCTTGCATCTTGAGGTACGCCCGCGAGACGGCGTGGCCCGGCAGTGCGAGGGGCATAACGCCGCCGGCGAAGCGGTCGCTGCGGTTCGCCACGCGGTGGGCCCCGATCCACCAGCGGTCGGGCTCGACGAGGGCCACGTCGAGCACGCGGGCGCCGTTGCCGGTCTCGCGCGAGGCGAGCAGCTCGCGGTCGCCCGCCGAGGCCTGCGGGGCCGACGAGCGGAGGGCGGCCTCGGCCGCACGGCTCTCGTCGGTGGGGCCCGGCTCGACGCCCTGCTGGCCGGGCAATGCGGTGTCGCGGCGCCAGACGTGCAGGCCCAGCTTGGGGCAGGCCTCGACGTACGCGGCGACGGCCGGCTCCTCCCACACCGCGGCGGCGAGCTCTTCGTTCGACTCGCCGGTCACGCTGCCCAGCGACAGACCGATCGTGCGGGCGAACACCAGGTGAGGCGCCTGGAAGCGGTCGAGATTGGCGGGCTTATCGAGCTTAAAAGTCACAAAACCGGGCCGCGAGTACGCGAACTTCCAGTTCGGCACGCGCGCGGCGACCTCGGACTTCAACGCCAGCTCCGCTCCCGGCTGGCAGACACAGAACACAAACTCGCTTTCGATCATCGTCCTACTATAGCAAGGCGAACCCCAGGTCCGGGAAAGGAACCGCCAAGACGCCAAGGACCCCATGTCACCTGTAGGGACCGCCCTCTGTGGCGGTCCAGCCCCGGCGGGCAGGCCCGGTCCTGGAGAGAGTTCTGAAGAGCCTGTACTCGGCGCCCGGAACGCCACAGAGGGCGTTCCCTACAGCTATCTGCCCGCCGGCCGCAGGGGGCTGTAGGCCAGGACGAACCGCTTCTCGCCCGCGGTGGCGAATTTGACGGTTGCCCGCCGCGCCTGGCCGGCGCCGCTGAGCGTGGCGATCTTGCCCGGGCCGAACTCCGGGTGCAGCACCGCCATGCCGACCCGGAACACGTCGGGCGAGACCCGCGGCGGCTTGTCGTCGGCTTCTTGCTCGGCGCCGCCGAGCGAGGCGGCGGTTTTCACCCCGATGGCGGCGAGGTCGAGCTCGGGCTTCGGCTTCGGTCGCCCGGCCCGCTCGGCCGCTTCTTCTTCGCTGAGCTGTGAAAAGTCGTCGGCGTCCGCCACGGCCTGCTCGGCTTGCCACTCGAGCATCTCCCAGTCGTCGGCCGGCGCTTGATCGACGATCTCCATCTCGTCACGCGGCAGCTCCATCAGGAAACCGCTGGGGATCGAGATCCGCCGCTGGCCGCGGAAGTCGCGCCGCTGCGCGTAGCTGAGCTGCAGCTGCTGCTCCGCCCGCGTGATGCCGACAAACGCCAACCGGCGTTCCTCCTCGTGCTGCACCGGGTCGCGCAGCGAACGCTCGTGCGGCAGGATGCCGTCCTCCACGGCGATGAGGAACACCGACGGGAACTCGAGCCCCTTGGCGGCGTGCAGCGTCATGAGCGTCACCTTGTCGCTGTCGTCCTCCCAGCTGTCGGTCTCGTTCACGAGCCAGGCGCGCTCCAGGTAGTCCTCGAGAGTGGGGTCTTCGTTCTCTTCGTCGAACTGGCGGGCGTCGGTCAGCAGCTCCTCGATGTTGGCCAGGCGGTTCTCGTCCTCCTCGCTCTCGCCGGCGACCAGGTGGTCGCGGTAGCCGCTCTCGGTGAGCACGGCGCCGATCGCCTCCTCGACCGGACCGCCCACATAATCGGCGAGCCGGTCGACGATCGTGACGAACTTGCCCACCGCGGTCGCCGACCGCTTGGCGAGCGTCTCGATGAGCCCCGCCTCGCGGGCCGCGTCGAGCATCGTCACGCCGAACCGGTTGGCGTGGCCGGCGAGCTGCTCGATCGTCTTCTTGCCGATCCCCCGAGGCGGGCTGTTGATGGTGCGCTCCAACGCCAGGTCGTCGCGGGGGTTGTTCATCAGCTGGCAGTAGGCCAGCACGTCCTTGATCTCTTTGCGCTGATAAAACTCTTGGCCGCGGACCATCTGGAACGGCACGCGCTCGGCCCGCATCGCCTTCTCGACCGCCCGCGAGAGGGCGTTGGTGCGGTAGAAGATGGCGTAGTCGCTCGCCTTGCGCACGCCCGAGTCGATCGCCGCGCGGATCTGCTGAGCGATGCCGCGCGCCTCGGCGTCGCCGTCGGCGTACGAGACGAGCCGCACGGGTTGGCCCTCTTCGTTGTCGGTGAACAGCGACTTGGCCTTGCGTTTGACGTTGTGGGCGATCAACGCGTCGGCGGCCCGCAGCACGCTCTTCGTGCTGCGGTAGTTCTGCTCGAGCCTGACGACCTTCACCTCGGGGTAGTCCGACTCGAACTCGAGGATGTTGTTCAGGTCGGCGCCGCGCCAGCCGTAAATCGACTGGTCGGGGTCGCCCGTGGCCGCCAGGTTGGGGTGATCGACCGACAGTGCGCGGAGGATCACGTACTGCGCCCGGTTCGTGTCTTGGTACTCGTCGACCAGCACGTAGCGGAACCGCTCGTCGAGCTCGGCGCGGAGCTCGGCGTTGTCGTGCAGCAGCTTGGCGACGTGCAGCAGCAGGTCGTCGAAGTCGACGGCGGCCGACTCGAGCAGCTTCTTCTGGTACGCGGGGTAGACCTTGGCCACGACGCCCGACAGCGGGCTCTCGCGGCGCGGCTTGTACTCGTCGGCGGTGATCAGCTTGTTCTTGGCGCCGCTGATCGCCGCGGCGATGCGGTCGGCCGTGTAATGCAGCGGGTTGATCTTCTCCGCCTCGACCACCCGCTTGAGCGTGTGCCGAACGTCGGTCGTGTCGTAGATCGTGAAGTTGGGCGCCAGGCCGAGCAGGTCGCCATGCCGACGCAAGATCTTGGCGCCGAAGCGGTGGAACGTGCTCATCCAAACCCGCTCGCCCGGCGCCAAGCGGTCGAGACGGCGGCGCATCTCGTCGGCGGCCTTGTTGGTGAACGTGAGGGCCAGGATCTGCCGGGCGTTGACCCCCTGCGACAGCAGGTGGGCCACCCGGTGGGTGACGACCCGTGTCTTGCCGCTGCCCGGCCCGGCCAGCACGAGCATCGGCCCCTCGAGGTGCCGCACCGCCTGGCGTTGGGCGTCGTTCAGGCCCACGAGCAGCGGGTGGTCGTCGGGCGTCATGGGCGTAACTTCCTTGCAAGCATCCGGCGGACGGCGCGAAGCAGCGCCGCTATCACCAGTGTATTCCGAGGGGCGCGACAGAGACCATAGGCGCCGCTCCACCAGCAAGCCACGCAGGCGAGCCGACGGGCGTAAGCCCCCGGCGCCATCGAGCAACCAGCCGACCTCCGTAGCAAGACCAACTGCGGCAACTCAAGCCCCCGGTATTTAGCCTGGTGGATTTGGGGGAATCCGCCAGTGTGGAAAAAATGGTGGAAGCTTGACGAAAACCGGTCTTGTTCCGCTACAATCTCCGGCAGTTCCACCAAGATTGGTGACACGCTTCGCGATGGCGACCCCGGGACGGGGCCGCGGCGAGACGTTCCGCTAGGACGCACACCGACTTCTAACTCTGGACCACGGCGGGCCCACGAACGCGGGCCCGCACCCGTGTGGTTCTGAGCGGTACGGCGTCTGAGCCGGCCGCTAGCTCTAAGCTCCGCGGCTTGGCGCCCGGGATGGCTGCGCCGCCGGCTCGATGGCTCGTCGGTCGGTTCGATCGTGGCGTGTGTCGCCGGTCCCCCACCACCACCGCAAGGGAGGGATCCCCTCATGTCGCGCATTCCACTCGACACCGTCCAGATGCAAGCGGACAGCATGAAAGAGCGGCTCGAGATGAGCACCGCGGAGATCGGGCTCGCAGTTCGCACGACGAACTGTCTCGAAGAGAAGGGCGTGTTCACCGTGAACGACCTGCTGCATTGCACGCCCGAAGACCTGCTGAGCATCTCGAACTTCGGCGAAAAAACGCTCGACGAGGTTTACAAAGCGCTCGAGAACGTCGGTTTCCGCCGGCCCCCGCGGCTCGCCAAGTGAGCCGAGGCGCCGTGCGACCGGGCGTGTTATAAGGGAGGGCGGGCGGCCTGTGCGCCGCCCGCTTCCTTCACCGAGCCCGCGCGCCGTCCCCCGCCACGCCCCAGCCGATGCCCGTCCGCTTTCCTCTGCTGCTGATCAAGAAGCGCGGCAAGCGGAGCACCGTCTCGCGCCTCGGCGCTAGGCTCGGCGAGGTCTTCTACAATTTGGTGATCATCGCCGCCGGCGCCGTCGGTGGCTGGTGGGTCGTCACGGACGCCTTGCTGCCCGACCTGCGGCTCTACCGCGACGTGGGACGCTTTGTCGAAACCACCGGCCGGGTGATCGACGCCCGCGTGATCACCCGACCCGGCTTGGCCGAGCAAGAGTACAGCCCCGAGCTGCTCGTCGTGTTCCACACTCCCGCGGGAGAGCGGCACACGACCTGGACCCGTCACGGCGTGGGCCGCGACGCCCCGAGCGAGCTCGACGCCCAACGGGCGCTCAAGGCGTTTCCGATCGGCACGGAGCTGCCTTGCTGGCATGACCCGGCCGACCACGACCGCGTGTTGCTGAGCCCAAGCCGGCCGTGGCAGCCGTGGCTGCAATTACTCATCCCGCTGTCGCTGATCTTGGTCGGCGTGGTGGGCGTGGTGCGGGCCTTGCTCAAGACACGCGTCTCGCCCGAGATGCGATCGGCCATGCGTCGCCGTGGCGTGGATGTCGAGCTGCTCGAGACCGGCTCTCCGAGGCCGACGCTGGCGGCGGCGTTGCCCCCCGTGGCGACGGCGAGCGACAGCCCCGGCGTGCGGCTGGCCCACCGGCTGCCGATCGACGGCGAGCGCGGCTGGCGGCTGGTCGGCATGGCGATCATCTGCCTGCTATGGAACGGGCTGGCCTTGTTGTTCATCTTCCAATTGGCCGCCGACTTTTTCTCCGGCGAGCGGCCCGTGATGGTCAGCCTGATCGTCGCCCCGCTGGCGATCACCGGCGGCTGGCTCGCCTACTCGCTGCTGTGCGACGCCTGGAGCCCCGGCGCCGGCGGGCTCACGCAGATCGAGGTGTCGCGGTGGCCGCTCCGCTCGGGCGAGACGTGCGAGGCCCTGCTGATCCAGAAGGGCCAAACGCGTGTTCGCGAGCTGACCGTCGCGCTCGTCTGCGAAGAGGTCGCCACCTACCACCAGGGGACCGACTCGCGGACCGCGACCGAAGAGGTTTACCGCAAGAAGCTGGTCGCCGAGGGCCGATTCGACGTCGAGAACGAAGCGGGCTACGAGCGGCCCTTCAGCTTCACGCCGCCGGCCGATGGGCCCGCGTCTTTCGTCTCGCCCCACAACGAGGTTCGTTGGCTGCTCGAGGCCCGGGTGGCGTCGCGGCGTTGGCCCGAATTCAAGCGCCGCTTCGAGCTGTGCGTCTACCCCGCCAGCTGGCCGGTCGGCGCCGCCGAGGCGCAGACTAACGACGCGTTGGCCCTCACCACGCAACAGGAGACCTTGGTGTGAGCCAAATGCCGCCTCCGATGAACCCGCTGCCGGCGCTCGTGCCGGAGGTCTGGATCGAGCACGGCGCCAAGCAGCTCGCGGCCGGCGAGCGGCTCGACGGGCGATTCCGCGTGAAGGGCTGGCGAGAGACGCGAGCCTACGCCTGCGAGGTGTCGGTCTTGTGGTACACGGCCGGCAAGGGCGAAGAGGACACCTCGGTCCATGAGTTCTTACGCTACCGCCTGCCCGACAAGGATGGGCCGTCCGAAACAGCCGATCGTTTAGATCCGTCGCAGCCGGTCGCTTTCTCGACCCGCTTGCCTTACAGCCCGTTGAGCTACGACGGCGTGATCGTGAAGGTCTGCTGGTGCGTGCGGCTGCGGGTGCTGCTGCCGCGCGACCGCAGCGTGGTTTGTGAAACGTCCTTCGCGTTGGTCGGCCCGAACGACGCCAAGGGAGAATCGCCCTCCCACACGGCGGACAAAGAGGCTGCGCCGTGACGCCCGCCCTCGCAACACTCGGGCCGCGCGAAGCCCCATGCCCTTCTCGCGACAGCAACCCGTTCTCGACCTGCTGGACCCGCCCGGGCGCGTTGCCGTTTGTCTTCCCCGTGGGGCGAGACGCCGACACGATGGTCGACGCCCTGGCGTCGCATGGCTGGCGCGGCCAGCTCTGCGGTCCGCACGGCGTGGGGAAAACGACTCTGCTCGTCGCGCTAAGGGAGCGGCTCCTAGAACGTGGCGTACGCGTGATCGAATGGCCCGCACCCGTTCAATCCGCATCGATTGGCCACGGCGGAGAACAAGCCGTGTGGGTCGTCGATGGCTTTGAGCGTTTCAACGCTTTGCGGCGGTGCTGGGTCACGCGGCAAGCGCGAAGCCGAGGCTTGGGGCTGTTGGTCACCACCCACCGCCCGGCGAGGCTGCCGATGCTGGCAAGCTGGCGGCCCGACGACCGGTTGGTCTTGTCGCTGTTCGACACGCTCACCGAACGTCGCCCCACGCCGCTGAGCCACGCAGACGCGCTGGCTTGCTGGCGCCGTTCGGAGGGGAATCTCCGGGAGACTTGGTTCGACCTCTACGACCTGCACGAGCAAGCCGTGCGTTCGTCGGCCGCTCGTTTCTGAGCCGGGCGAGCTACGGTTTAAGCGTGAGCTCGCGAGCCAATTGTCCAGTGCTGGTGCGGCCTCGTCCGCCGGCCAAACGGCCATGTCGCCTTTCCCGCCAGGCGGCGGGCCCTACAGTGGGACACGCCACGGGGGCCCGGGACCGGCCCAGCTAGGAAGCACGACTTTTCTCCGGCGCGGGTGTGTCGCCCTTTTGAGGCGACCGCCAGTTAGTTCGTCCGGCGACCGGCCAAACCACGCCGACCGCCGAACCGCCACAACCCGCCGAACTCCCCCAGAACTAATCTGCGACCATTTTGCAGGAAGTCTGGAGCTTTTGGTTGCCTAGGGGGTGGTCTGCGAGTTAGATCTTAAGAGATAGGTTCGTACGCCCCCGTACCAACGAGAAACGACAAATGCCCCGCACGACTTTCTACGCCGCCCTGCTGCTCGCCGTGATGGCCGGCCCCTTGGCCGCCGCCTCCCGCGCTCAGTGCGCCACGTGCCCCACCCCCACCGTGGCTTACTCACCGGTCGTCTACCAACAGACGGAGTACACCGGCTGGTACCCGGGCAAGTACCTGGGCGACTTCACGCGCAACCTGTTCTCGCCGTACCGGTCGACGTACACCACCTCCTACGCGCCGACCGCGTACACGGCTGGCTACGCCCCCACGTCTTACACGGCGGGCTACGCGCCATCGACATACTCGGTGGGCTACCGTGGCGCTCCGACCGCTTACCGCGCCGCGTACCAGCCGACTTACCCGGTCAGCTACTACGCCGGCTACGCTCCGGTCGTGCAGTCGGTCTACCGGCCTGTGACACTCCAGCCGGTCTGCCAATCGGTCAGCTACGCCCCGTCGGCCTGCTCGGGTTGCTCGACCGGTTGCTCTTCGTGCGGCGTGACCACCGCGTCGTACGAGCCCTCGTACGCGACGGGTTCGAGCTGCTCGAGCTGCGCCCCGTCGGCTTCCTCGTCGTCGAGCGTTTACGACTACAACAGCAACCAGCCCAGTCTCGCCCCCGAGGCCGAGGTGCCGGTCAACCGTCAGCTCGACAAGCCTGTCTACGATGAGGACGACAGCGTGCTGAACAACGCCGACGAGACGAGCGGCGCCTACTTCGAGGCGCCCAAGCTCTTCCTGCCGAGCGACCGCACGACCAAGCGTCCCACGGCGCCGGTTTGGACCGCGGTTTACGAGGGACAAACCAAGGGCCGCCTCACGGCCCACACCGCCACGCACACGACACGCACCGCGCATCGCCCGCTGGCCGATCAGCCTGTCGCCAGCAACCAGGCCACGAGCCGTCCGGCGAAGGGGCCGCAAGTCGGCGCCAGCGGATGGGTCGCGGTGCAAGACTGACACGCCCCCCGGGCTGATCGCTCAGCCAAGGGACTCCAACGAGTCATCGAGATCACCGCACGCCCGGGCGCCGCTCTTGCGTCACTCGGGCGTGTCGTTTTGAGCGGCCTCGGCCGCACGGCTCTCGCAGGCGGCGTCTTCCGCCGCCATCGTTTCCGACCAGTCGTTGGTCGCCTTCGAAGGCTCGGCGAGCTCGCAGATGGCGTTCTCGGCGGCGCGTTGCTCGCTTTCCTTCTTGCTGCGTCCCCAGGCCGCCTCGAAGCGGCGCCCGCCCAACTGGGCGGCGACCTTGAAGCACTTGGCGTGGTCGGGGCCCTTCTCGTCCAGCATCAAGTAGCAGGGCGTCACGCCGTGCTCGCGCTGGGCGATCTGCTGAAGCTGCGACTTGAAGTTGCAGCCGCTCTCTCCCGAGACGGCCAGTTCGATCTCCGGCGCCATGTGGCGCAGGATGAAATCGGCGGCCGGCTCGTTGCCGCCGTCGAGGTAGATCCCCGCCACCAGCGACTCGAACACGTCGGCCAACAGCGACATCGGCACGTCCGGCGTCGTGGTCATCCCCTTGCCGAGAATCAGAAACTCTTGCAGGTCGAGGTCGCGGCTGATCTTCGCGCAAGTCTGGCGGCTGACGACCACCGACTTGATCTTGGTGAGGTCCCCCTCAAGGAACTCCGGGTAGCCGTGGTAGAGCCGCTCGCTGACCACCGAGCCGAGGATCGCGTCGCCGAGAAACTCCATCCGCTCGTTCGACTCGAGCCGGTGATCGGCCCCCGAGGCGTGGGTGAGAGCCGCTTCGAGCAAGGCGCGGTCACGAAACGCGTAGCCAATCCGCTCCTCGCAAGCGCCGAAGTCAACCGGCGAGTTGTCGTCCACACAAGGCATCGTTGATGAAACCGGTTGTTGAAACCGAAGGAGGTTGAAACCGAAGGAAAAAGAGAAATGGGGCCGCGGCGGGCGATCGCCGCCTCTCGCGAAGCGGCCGTCGCACTTCCTCACAGGGGGCGACGCCGCATGAGCGGAGCGAGGCTACAGCCCCGGGTCGCGTTGCGTCAATCCACAACCCACGGCGGCGTTCGGACTCACGCACGCGACCCACGCGAGGTAGACTGATCATAACACGCCGCCGAGGCGTTGACCGCCCCAACACCCCCGCCCACGGCTCACCGCCCAGCGCGACCGTTCCCGAAGCGATCGCCCCCGGCGCCCGCCCCGCCCCTCGCTACCCGTCAGTTTGCCTTGGCCGCCATGCTGCTCAACACGCTCTACCTGCCTGAACTGCGCGAGATGATCGCCTCGGACGACCGCGAGGGGCTGCGCGATTTCTGCGGCGCCCTGCACCCCGCCCGGGTGGCCGAGTTCATGGAGGGCCTCGACGCCCAGGAGTCGTGGCGTGTGCTGCTAGCGGCCGACCCCGAGCTGCAAACCGAGCTGTTCGGCTATCTCGACCCGCAGAAACAGACCGAGGTGGTCCACAACGTGGCCGAAGCGGGCGACCAGCAGGCGATCAGCCGACTGGTGGTCGACATGCCGGCCGACGACCGCGTCGACCTGCTCTACCGCGTCGACAACAGCGTGGTCGACGAGCTGCTGCCGCTCTTCCCGCGCGACGACCGCCACGAGACGCTCCGCCTGCTGGAGTTCCCCGAGGGGACGGCCGGCTCGAAGATGACGACCGAGGTCGCCAAGCTCAGCGAGAAACTCACCGTGCGCGAGGCGCTCGAGGAGATCGCCCACCAGTCCGAAGACCTCGAGACGATCTTCTACCTCTACGTGGTCGACGAGGGTGGCCGGCTCCAGGGGCTCGTCTCGGCCCGCCAGCTGGTGGTCCACTTCCGCAAGCCCGACACGCCCATCGCCGAGCTCATGCAGCGCGACGTCGTCACGGTCCGCGCCAACGACGACCAAGAGGCGGTCGCCGAGAAAGTGGCCGCCTACGACTTTCTGGCGATCCCCGTCGTCGACGACGAACGCAAGCTCTTGGGCATCATCACGCACGACGACATCATCGACGTCTTGCGCGCCGAGGCGACCGAAGACGCCCATCTGGCCGTGGGCGTCGCGCCGCTCGAGGG harbors:
- a CDS encoding DUF3592 domain-containing protein, coding for MPVRFPLLLIKKRGKRSTVSRLGARLGEVFYNLVIIAAGAVGGWWVVTDALLPDLRLYRDVGRFVETTGRVIDARVITRPGLAEQEYSPELLVVFHTPAGERHTTWTRHGVGRDAPSELDAQRALKAFPIGTELPCWHDPADHDRVLLSPSRPWQPWLQLLIPLSLILVGVVGVVRALLKTRVSPEMRSAMRRRGVDVELLETGSPRPTLAAALPPVATASDSPGVRLAHRLPIDGERGWRLVGMAIICLLWNGLALLFIFQLAADFFSGERPVMVSLIVAPLAITGGWLAYSLLCDAWSPGAGGLTQIEVSRWPLRSGETCEALLIQKGQTRVRELTVALVCEEVATYHQGTDSRTATEEVYRKKLVAEGRFDVENEAGYERPFSFTPPADGPASFVSPHNEVRWLLEARVASRRWPEFKRRFELCVYPASWPVGAAEAQTNDALALTTQQETLV
- the mgtE gene encoding magnesium transporter, coding for MLLNTLYLPELREMIASDDREGLRDFCGALHPARVAEFMEGLDAQESWRVLLAADPELQTELFGYLDPQKQTEVVHNVAEAGDQQAISRLVVDMPADDRVDLLYRVDNSVVDELLPLFPRDDRHETLRLLEFPEGTAGSKMTTEVAKLSEKLTVREALEEIAHQSEDLETIFYLYVVDEGGRLQGLVSARQLVVHFRKPDTPIAELMQRDVVTVRANDDQEAVAEKVAAYDFLAIPVVDDERKLLGIITHDDIIDVLRAEATEDAHLAVGVAPLEGGYLDTHWFTLAWKRGMWLAILFFAALLTALALRNYEGDFQKAAWLVLFIPLVISSGGNSGSQSATLVIRGLTDGDVRLGDWRRVLKRELVMGLCLGTTLATAGYFCAVLLTRSALPEGADAVAIAAESPPPTMGEVLVVPITLLLVVLCGTLSGGVLPLVFQRLGLDPALMSNALVAGIIDIAGIIIYMTVAVWMVSGLG
- a CDS encoding ATP-dependent helicase translates to MTPDDHPLLVGLNDAQRQAVRHLEGPMLVLAGPGSGKTRVVTHRVAHLLSQGVNARQILALTFTNKAADEMRRRLDRLAPGERVWMSTFHRFGAKILRRHGDLLGLAPNFTIYDTTDVRHTLKRVVEAEKINPLHYTADRIAAAISGAKNKLITADEYKPRRESPLSGVVAKVYPAYQKKLLESAAVDFDDLLLHVAKLLHDNAELRAELDERFRYVLVDEYQDTNRAQYVILRALSVDHPNLAATGDPDQSIYGWRGADLNNILEFESDYPEVKVVRLEQNYRSTKSVLRAADALIAHNVKRKAKSLFTDNEEGQPVRLVSYADGDAEARGIAQQIRAAIDSGVRKASDYAIFYRTNALSRAVEKAMRAERVPFQMVRGQEFYQRKEIKDVLAYCQLMNNPRDDLALERTINSPPRGIGKKTIEQLAGHANRFGVTMLDAAREAGLIETLAKRSATAVGKFVTIVDRLADYVGGPVEEAIGAVLTESGYRDHLVAGESEEDENRLANIEELLTDARQFDEENEDPTLEDYLERAWLVNETDSWEDDSDKVTLMTLHAAKGLEFPSVFLIAVEDGILPHERSLRDPVQHEEERRLAFVGITRAEQQLQLSYAQRRDFRGQRRISIPSGFLMELPRDEMEIVDQAPADDWEMLEWQAEQAVADADDFSQLSEEEAAERAGRPKPKPELDLAAIGVKTAASLGGAEQEADDKPPRVSPDVFRVGMAVLHPEFGPGKIATLSGAGQARRATVKFATAGEKRFVLAYSPLRPAGR
- a CDS encoding SAM-dependent methyltransferase translates to MIESEFVFCVCQPGAELALKSEVAARVPNWKFAYSRPGFVTFKLDKPANLDRFQAPHLVFARTIGLSLGSVTGESNEELAAAVWEEPAVAAYVEACPKLGLHVWRRDTALPGQQGVEPGPTDESRAAEAALRSSAPQASAGDRELLASRETGNGARVLDVALVEPDRWWIGAHRVANRSDRFAGGVMPLALPGHAVSRAYLKMQESLRWAGLPTMAGEVWIELGCAPGGASQALLEEGMQVLGVDPAKVDPVVEAEENFHQLQMRVQDARRVEFSTAQWLAADLNVDPETLLSAVESIVSHPEVSIRGLVLTIKLLEKSMGSPEAIVAYLERVRKWGYQDVRVRQLAFNRHEICLVALRSRRQRRIARRGRIAKPKKSAPVKKRFRVDPPHAGPSSGHIHDAGPHV
- the rnc gene encoding ribonuclease III, which encodes MDDNSPVDFGACEERIGYAFRDRALLEAALTHASGADHRLESNERMEFLGDAILGSVVSERLYHGYPEFLEGDLTKIKSVVVSRQTCAKISRDLDLQEFLILGKGMTTTPDVPMSLLADVFESLVAGIYLDGGNEPAADFILRHMAPEIELAVSGESGCNFKSQLQQIAQREHGVTPCYLMLDEKGPDHAKCFKVAAQLGGRRFEAAWGRSKKESEQRAAENAICELAEPSKATNDWSETMAAEDAACESRAAEAAQNDTPE
- a CDS encoding DNA-directed RNA polymerase subunit alpha C-terminal domain-containing protein, producing the protein MSRIPLDTVQMQADSMKERLEMSTAEIGLAVRTTNCLEEKGVFTVNDLLHCTPEDLLSISNFGEKTLDEVYKALENVGFRRPPRLAK